One genomic region from Magnolia sinica isolate HGM2019 unplaced genomic scaffold, MsV1 ctg238, whole genome shotgun sequence encodes:
- the LOC131236136 gene encoding serine/threonine-protein phosphatase BSL3-like — MNGLHLVAASKKGCGYSNCKQNKPSFSSSPFIYYTSLAIGVLLDDLLVAEDLAAAETTSAASHAAAAAAATNVQAGRLPARYTFVDERTRQEIPKVGVDGAVVLGSLVAPPINGICTPI, encoded by the exons ATGAATGGG TTGCATTTGGTAGCAGCTTCAAAGAAGGGATGCGGATATTCCAACTGTAAACAGAACAAGCCGAGCTTCTCATCCAGTCCATTCATATACTATACATCCCTGGCTATAG GGGTGTTGCTAGATGACCTGCTTGTGGCTGAAGATCTAGCTGCTGCTGAAACAACAAGTGCTGCTTCACAtgctgcagcagcagctgctgcaacCAATGTACAAGCAGGGAGATTACCTGCAAGATACACATTTGTTGATGAAAGAACAAGACAAGAAATTCCTAAAGTAGGTGTTGATGGTGCTGTTGTGCTGGGTAGCCTGGTTGCCCCTCCTATAAATGGGATATGTACACCGATATAA